One Thermodesulfobacteriota bacterium genomic window carries:
- the rpmF gene encoding 50S ribosomal protein L32: MAVPQNRTSLARKRKRRSHLALSAPNLDRCPQCREPKQPHRVCAACGTYKGREVIRIAEEES, encoded by the coding sequence ATGGCCGTTCCCCAGAACCGTACGTCTCTGGCGCGCAAGCGCAAGCGCCGCTCGCACCTCGCCCTCTCGGCGCCCAACCTCGATCGTTGCCCCCAGTGCCGGGAGCCCAAGCAGCCCCATCGGGTCTGTGCCGCGTGCGGTACATACAAGGGGCGGGAAGTGATCCGGATCGCCGAGGAAGAGAGCTGA
- a CDS encoding XRE family transcriptional regulator, whose amino-acid sequence MAKKIDPAVEDLGIGAKIRDLRQKRRYTLQDLSAKTGLSKPLLSQVENGHVMPPVATLLKISRALDVNISHFFQEEEKEEKIAVTRASERQRLTRRAHQDASEVGYLYESLELQKSRKHMQPFLVTFDTMDKKDMVFYSHEGEECMYVLSGEIEFRTPDELRTLKPGDCLYFESDVAHAFRGVGGGPAQALVVVYTGEKG is encoded by the coding sequence ATGGCAAAGAAGATCGATCCAGCGGTGGAAGACCTGGGCATCGGCGCCAAGATCCGCGATCTGCGCCAGAAGCGGCGATATACCCTGCAAGACCTCTCCGCCAAGACCGGGCTTTCCAAGCCGCTCCTCTCCCAGGTGGAGAACGGCCACGTGATGCCGCCGGTGGCGACGCTGCTCAAGATCTCCCGGGCCCTCGACGTGAACATCTCCCACTTCTTCCAGGAGGAGGAGAAGGAGGAGAAGATCGCGGTCACCCGCGCGTCCGAGCGCCAGCGACTGACCCGGCGGGCCCACCAGGACGCGAGCGAGGTGGGCTACCTCTACGAGTCCCTCGAGCTGCAAAAGAGCCGCAAGCACATGCAGCCCTTCCTGGTGACCTTCGACACCATGGACAAGAAGGACATGGTCTTCTACTCCCACGAGGGAGAGGAGTGCATGTACGTGCTCTCCGGGGAGATCGAGTTTCGCACCCCCGACGAGCTGCGCACCTTGAAGCCCGGGGACTGCCTGTACTTCGAATCGGACGTGGCCCACGCCTTCCGCGGCGTGGGAGGGGGACCGGCCCAGGCCCTGGTGGTGGTCTACACGGGGGAGAAGGGGTAG
- a CDS encoding FAD-dependent oxidoreductase, translating to MSPVAFRGAADLPLFSRSADTMLWNRTGSWRFLRPRYQDKVAPCAEACPAGEDIARVQFLAGQGAFEEAWLRIREENPLPGVCGRVCHHPCEASCNRGEYDAPVSVNSLERHLADHARRQGLTPPPASGPPSGKRAAVVGAGPAGLAAAFFLRRLGHGVDLFDAREEPGGLLRYAIPEYRLPIDALAWEVGLVLGEGVRFHPRRRLGQDLGWDDLGGYDAVFLATGHWTPTRLGIEGKELARDGLAFLEAVRRGGAPPVAGPVAVVGGGNTALDVARTLLRLGAQPTVYYRRRVQDMPALPDELEEAREEGIPVRTLLAPRRLEAAGAGGLRLTLATMASLEVEAGAGGRPRVVPSGHPDVVVEVSAVFAAVGAGPSEGLSPAALEAAAGEAAGLHLRRVAPRGEWAARPPVFLGGDLVNERKAVVTAIASGKEAAVVLDAHLRGREPAAAWP from the coding sequence ATGAGCCCCGTGGCGTTTCGGGGCGCCGCGGACCTGCCCCTCTTTTCGCGCTCCGCCGACACCATGCTCTGGAACCGCACGGGCTCCTGGCGATTCCTTCGGCCCCGCTACCAGGACAAGGTGGCGCCCTGCGCCGAGGCGTGCCCGGCGGGGGAGGACATCGCCCGGGTGCAGTTCCTGGCGGGGCAGGGGGCCTTCGAGGAGGCGTGGCTGCGCATCCGGGAGGAAAACCCCCTGCCCGGGGTGTGCGGCCGGGTCTGCCACCATCCCTGCGAGGCCTCCTGCAACCGCGGCGAGTATGATGCGCCGGTATCCGTGAACTCCCTGGAGCGCCACCTGGCCGACCACGCCCGGCGGCAGGGCCTCACCCCGCCCCCCGCGTCGGGGCCCCCGTCGGGCAAGCGGGCCGCCGTGGTGGGGGCGGGGCCGGCCGGACTGGCCGCGGCCTTCTTCCTTCGCCGGCTGGGCCACGGGGTGGACCTCTTCGACGCCCGTGAGGAGCCCGGGGGGCTCCTGCGCTACGCCATCCCCGAGTACCGCCTGCCCATCGACGCCCTGGCGTGGGAGGTGGGCCTGGTCCTGGGGGAAGGGGTCCGCTTCCATCCCCGCCGACGCCTGGGGCAGGACCTGGGGTGGGACGATCTCGGAGGCTACGACGCGGTCTTCCTGGCCACGGGCCACTGGACCCCGACCCGCCTGGGAATCGAGGGGAAGGAGCTCGCCCGGGACGGCCTGGCCTTCCTGGAGGCCGTACGCCGAGGGGGGGCACCTCCCGTGGCCGGGCCCGTCGCGGTGGTGGGGGGCGGAAACACCGCCCTGGACGTGGCCCGCACCCTGCTGCGGCTGGGGGCGCAGCCCACCGTGTACTACCGTCGCCGGGTCCAGGACATGCCCGCCCTCCCGGATGAGCTCGAGGAGGCCCGGGAGGAGGGCATCCCGGTGCGAACCCTCCTGGCGCCCCGAAGGCTCGAGGCGGCGGGGGCGGGAGGCCTGCGCCTGACCCTTGCCACCATGGCGAGCCTGGAGGTGGAGGCGGGCGCGGGAGGGCGGCCCCGGGTGGTTCCCTCCGGGCATCCGGACGTGGTGGTGGAGGTCTCCGCGGTGTTCGCGGCCGTCGGGGCCGGCCCCTCGGAAGGGCTTTCCCCCGCTGCCCTGGAGGCAGCGGCCGGGGAAGCGGCGGGCCTTCACCTGCGGCGCGTCGCGCCTCGGGGGGAGTGGGCGGCCCGGCCCCCT
- a CDS encoding DUF177 domain-containing protein — protein sequence MLQPTPVPVAHLPPEGQKYSLSFPQEDVGAALAEAGWEEVGAAAALTAEIRVLPAGSEVFVLGRLETRVAYRCVRCLGVFPAPVTAEVHAAFTREGAPEPGEWELRREDLDVQRIPGGTLDLSEVVAEQFFLELEPHPVCRPECRGLCPQCGADRNRTACRCAQAAQPSPFQALEAWGKARRS from the coding sequence GTGCTGCAACCGACTCCCGTGCCCGTGGCCCATCTCCCGCCCGAGGGGCAGAAGTACTCCCTGTCTTTTCCCCAGGAGGACGTGGGGGCGGCCCTGGCCGAGGCGGGGTGGGAGGAGGTGGGGGCGGCGGCGGCCCTGACCGCCGAGATCCGGGTACTGCCCGCGGGCTCCGAGGTCTTCGTCCTGGGGCGCCTGGAGACCCGGGTTGCGTACCGTTGCGTTCGCTGCCTCGGTGTGTTCCCCGCGCCGGTGACGGCCGAGGTCCATGCCGCTTTCACCCGCGAGGGCGCCCCGGAGCCCGGCGAGTGGGAGCTGCGCCGAGAGGACCTGGACGTGCAGCGGATCCCGGGTGGAACCCTGGATTTGTCCGAGGTGGTCGCCGAGCAGTTCTTCCTGGAGCTCGAGCCGCACCCGGTCTGCCGGCCCGAGTGCCGCGGCCTGTGTCCCCAGTGCGGCGCCGACCGAAACCGAACCGCCTGCCGATGTGCACAGGCGGCGCAACCGAGCCCGTTTCAAGCCCTCGAAGCCTGGGGCAAGGCGCGACGGAGCTGA
- a CDS encoding 2-oxoacid:acceptor oxidoreductase family protein: MVEVRFHGRGGQGAVVASNVLAVACFREGKYVQAFPAFGVERRGAPVEAYLRIAPSKIHLRTNVYAPDHVVVLDPTLVGAANVTRGLKGGGVLLLNTDRLPGDFPEFSAFRVATVDASPIALRHGLGSRTHPIVNTAILGAFARATSLVSLGAVCQAIREEVPSHHEANVAAAREAFDRVAPGGVSP; this comes from the coding sequence GTGGTCGAGGTCCGCTTCCACGGGCGGGGCGGGCAGGGCGCGGTGGTCGCCTCCAACGTGCTGGCGGTTGCCTGCTTTCGCGAAGGGAAGTACGTACAGGCCTTCCCCGCCTTCGGCGTCGAGCGACGGGGCGCCCCCGTGGAGGCCTACCTGCGCATCGCCCCCTCGAAGATCCACCTGCGCACCAACGTCTACGCCCCGGACCACGTGGTGGTGCTCGACCCCACCCTGGTCGGGGCGGCCAACGTGACCCGGGGCCTGAAGGGGGGAGGCGTCCTGCTCCTCAACACCGACCGCCTCCCGGGAGACTTCCCCGAATTCTCGGCCTTCCGGGTAGCCACCGTGGACGCTAGCCCCATCGCCCTCCGCCACGGGCTCGGGTCCCGAACCCACCCCATCGTCAACACCGCGATCCTGGGGGCCTTCGCCCGGGCCACGAGCCTGGTTTCCCTGGGCGCGGTGTGCCAGGCGATCCGGGAGGAGGTGCCCTCCCACCACGAGGCCAACGTGGCCGCGGCCCGGGAAGCCTTCGACCGGGTGGCCCCCGGGGGGGTGTCCCCATGA